The proteins below are encoded in one region of Pseudomonas putida NBRC 14164:
- a CDS encoding PAS domain-containing protein, with the protein MHQLPPDEMIRLALQKSQARLHKQHQLVVEYGVSSLRSTNLDTLLTQACSVVANGMNTRFAKVLMPLPGSDDFLLTHGVGWDPSDIGHAKVGGDVASPAGYAISTYRPVLSNHLGQEQRFRTPDLLKKYGIERAINVPIRGALRPFGVLEADSTDGDDFIESDLVFLEGISNVISMAVERLANAADDQLPDRYSESMLNASPDCVKILTTHGDIEFMNEAGMCLMHIGELAEVRGKPWAQLWPDDSRAVVRDAMARSVAGESARFEAYCPTATDEPRWWDVTIAPILSTEGKVDRLIAVSRDITERHQHEAQLLSLIAVQNTKLSDSDLYLEEIHHRVKNSLHLVNTLLQLQANLSADEAVKIQLQTAASRVLTIASVHERLYQTAETQGVLASEYLGALLSDLGAALAERKIVLDADAFILPPQRMAPLGLVISELITNALKYGKGTIGVSVQDAGDHAVITVRDEGEGFPESYPEPSGTGLGMRLVKSYSGYGANAITLDRLAENSTICVKFKL; encoded by the coding sequence ATGCATCAACTGCCTCCCGATGAAATGATCAGGCTTGCACTACAGAAGTCACAGGCCCGTTTACACAAGCAGCATCAGTTGGTGGTGGAGTATGGTGTGTCGTCGCTCAGGTCGACGAATCTCGATACTTTGCTCACGCAGGCTTGTAGCGTGGTGGCCAACGGCATGAACACGCGTTTTGCCAAGGTGTTGATGCCCTTGCCTGGGAGTGACGACTTTTTGCTGACCCACGGCGTCGGTTGGGATCCCTCGGATATCGGCCACGCCAAGGTCGGTGGGGATGTGGCCAGTCCGGCGGGTTATGCCATTTCCACCTACCGGCCGGTGCTTTCCAACCATCTGGGCCAGGAGCAACGCTTCCGCACGCCGGACCTGTTGAAAAAGTACGGTATCGAACGCGCCATCAACGTGCCCATCCGGGGTGCGCTCAGGCCCTTTGGTGTGCTGGAGGCGGACAGCACCGACGGTGACGACTTCATCGAAAGCGACCTGGTATTCCTCGAGGGTATCTCCAACGTCATCTCCATGGCCGTGGAGCGCCTGGCAAATGCGGCGGATGATCAGTTACCGGACCGCTATTCCGAGAGCATGCTCAATGCCAGTCCGGACTGTGTAAAGATCCTCACCACGCACGGCGACATCGAATTCATGAATGAGGCCGGCATGTGCCTCATGCACATCGGCGAGCTGGCAGAGGTGCGGGGCAAACCTTGGGCCCAGCTGTGGCCTGATGACTCCAGGGCGGTGGTGCGTGATGCCATGGCGCGTTCCGTGGCCGGCGAGTCGGCAAGGTTTGAGGCCTACTGCCCTACGGCCACCGATGAGCCGAGATGGTGGGACGTCACCATTGCGCCCATTCTCAGCACCGAGGGCAAGGTGGACAGGCTGATCGCAGTGTCGCGGGACATTACCGAGCGGCATCAGCATGAGGCTCAGTTGCTGTCGCTGATTGCCGTGCAGAATACCAAGCTGAGCGACAGCGATCTCTATCTCGAAGAGATTCACCATCGGGTGAAGAACAGCCTGCACCTGGTGAACACCCTGCTGCAGCTTCAGGCCAACCTGTCGGCGGATGAGGCGGTCAAGATCCAGCTGCAGACGGCGGCGAGCCGTGTGCTGACGATAGCCAGTGTGCATGAACGCCTCTATCAGACCGCAGAAACCCAGGGTGTTCTGGCATCAGAGTATCTTGGCGCCTTGTTGAGTGACCTGGGGGCGGCGCTGGCTGAGCGAAAGATCGTTCTCGATGCCGACGCTTTCATTCTCCCTCCACAGCGGATGGCGCCGTTGGGCCTGGTCATTTCCGAGCTGATTACCAATGCCCTCAAGTACGGCAAGGGCACCATAGGCGTGAGCGTCCAGGATGCAGGCGACCATGCTGTCATTACGGTAAGGGACGAGGGGGAGGGCTTTCCGGAGTCTTATCCCGAACCAAGCGGAACAGGCCTGGGCATGCGGCTGGTGAAAAGCTATTCAGGGTATGGGGCCAATGCAATTACGCTGGACCGGCTAGCCGAGAACAGTACGATTTGTGTGAAGTTCAAGCTGTAG
- a CDS encoding sugar porter family MFS transporter: MIMHPGDHALPSQKSKILWRVAAIATMGSLAFGYDTGVISGALPFMTLDPGQGGLGLTPVTEGAVASSLIFGGAIGAFAAGQLADRYGRLLVLKLLALLFAFGAIGSALAPSIWAMIMIRFALGIAVGGASSIVPVFIAELAGPKHRGRLVCQSELMIVSGQCLAYVSSALLAHLFENPAIWRYMLAIALIPAALLYMGTNFVPTSPRWLVAKGRVDEARTVLLGLRDTEKETDEEVREIVEQCSFERTHTSLVSKLSEPWLMKLLLVGIGLGFVIQATGVNAFMYYTPSILKSTGMGTSAALVATIGNGVISVIACMIGMWAISRMGRRPMLLLGLAVVVLTQIFLGIVINFMPSSLTQSYLALSGILVFLFFMQMCIGPVYWVLMSEIFPTHARGVMNGIAVGLFWIFNAIVAFAFPIALSYFGGMTFFLFAVVNVFSIIFCLRCIPETKGLSLEEIERLMERRFGGKGDALQEAGVKPNASISW; the protein is encoded by the coding sequence ATGATCATGCATCCTGGCGACCATGCCTTGCCTAGCCAAAAATCCAAGATCCTCTGGCGCGTAGCGGCCATCGCAACCATGGGTTCTCTTGCCTTCGGTTACGACACCGGCGTGATCTCTGGCGCTCTTCCATTCATGACACTCGACCCTGGTCAGGGGGGGCTCGGTTTGACCCCTGTGACTGAGGGTGCGGTTGCATCCTCTCTGATCTTTGGTGGCGCGATTGGGGCGTTTGCGGCCGGTCAACTGGCGGACCGCTACGGGCGCCTTCTTGTTCTAAAGCTCCTGGCCCTCCTCTTTGCCTTCGGCGCTATCGGTAGCGCGCTGGCCCCGAGTATCTGGGCCATGATCATGATTCGCTTCGCCTTGGGCATTGCTGTCGGCGGGGCTTCCTCCATCGTTCCTGTGTTCATCGCCGAGCTCGCCGGCCCTAAGCATCGGGGGAGACTGGTCTGCCAGAGCGAGTTGATGATCGTCTCTGGGCAGTGTTTGGCATACGTGTCCAGCGCACTACTGGCCCACCTGTTTGAGAACCCTGCCATCTGGCGATACATGCTGGCCATTGCCTTGATTCCCGCAGCATTGCTGTACATGGGTACAAATTTCGTTCCGACCTCGCCACGCTGGTTGGTTGCCAAAGGCCGCGTTGACGAGGCTCGCACGGTGTTGCTCGGTCTTCGGGATACGGAAAAAGAAACCGATGAAGAGGTGCGGGAAATCGTCGAGCAGTGCAGTTTCGAGCGGACTCATACCAGCCTTGTCAGCAAGCTCAGTGAGCCCTGGCTGATGAAGCTGCTGTTGGTGGGTATCGGTCTTGGCTTCGTTATCCAGGCTACTGGCGTCAACGCCTTCATGTACTACACACCGAGCATTCTAAAATCCACTGGTATGGGTACCAGTGCGGCGCTGGTCGCTACGATTGGCAATGGGGTCATTTCGGTAATAGCCTGCATGATTGGGATGTGGGCTATTAGCCGTATGGGTCGGCGTCCGATGCTGCTCTTGGGTCTTGCAGTTGTAGTCCTGACCCAAATCTTCCTTGGTATCGTCATCAATTTCATGCCGAGCTCGCTCACGCAGAGCTATCTGGCCCTGTCCGGCATTCTGGTGTTCCTCTTCTTCATGCAGATGTGCATCGGCCCCGTTTACTGGGTGCTGATGTCGGAAATCTTCCCCACCCACGCCCGTGGCGTCATGAACGGGATCGCGGTTGGCTTGTTCTGGATCTTCAACGCTATCGTGGCCTTTGCTTTCCCGATTGCTCTCAGCTATTTCGGCGGAATGACCTTCTTCCTGTTCGCAGTGGTGAATGTCTTTTCCATCATCTTCTGCCTGCGCTGCATCCCTGAAACCAAGGGGCTTTCGCTAGAAGAGATCGAGCGGCTCATGGAGCGTCGCTTTGGTGGCAAGGGCGATGCTCTTCAAGAGGCGGGCGTTAAACCTAATGCGAGTATTTCCTGGTGA
- a CDS encoding carbohydrate porin, which translates to MPVVYLRPVNPRLLLGVTVLGLIGLMSDHVRADEKFDASNYLSGDWGGLRSELHDKGADITVEYVGEAAANLHGGYNKDKTARYTDQLALGTTLDMNKLAGWHGAKFQLMVTERTGRNLAGDRIGDPRAGMLSSTQEVYGRGQTWRLTQMWLSQEFLEGDLDVKFGRFGEGEDFNAFPCDFQNNAFCGAQVANWAGSVWYNWPVSQWAARVKYKITPEVYAQVGAFEVNSSYLETGNGFKLSGSGAEGALFPVELVWTPKVNGLPGEYRAGYYYSNAKADDVFDGADGQPQPVSGGAFQSHGSKHGAWIVIQQQLTSRGGSTDRGLSVFFNATMHDKETNLVDNFVQAGVSYKGPFDSRPKDDFGFGVARIHVNPAVAKQASLTNQLADISDYDNPAFMPIRDTEYDAEIYYGFAITPWLTLRPNLQYIRHPGGVDEVDSAVVAGLKMAVKF; encoded by the coding sequence ATGCCAGTCGTTTATCTTCGTCCCGTTAATCCGCGTCTTCTGCTGGGTGTTACTGTATTGGGGTTAATTGGTTTAATGTCGGATCATGTAAGGGCTGATGAAAAATTTGATGCCTCAAACTACTTGTCTGGTGACTGGGGCGGTTTGAGGTCTGAGCTGCACGACAAGGGTGCTGATATCACAGTCGAGTATGTGGGGGAGGCCGCTGCAAATTTGCACGGTGGGTACAACAAGGACAAGACTGCGCGCTATACCGACCAGCTCGCCCTGGGGACGACCCTTGACATGAACAAGCTTGCCGGATGGCACGGAGCGAAGTTCCAGCTGATGGTTACCGAGCGCACCGGTCGCAACCTGGCGGGGGACCGGATTGGTGATCCACGCGCAGGCATGCTCAGCTCGACTCAGGAGGTGTATGGCCGTGGACAGACCTGGCGCCTGACCCAGATGTGGCTGAGCCAGGAGTTTCTGGAGGGTGATCTGGATGTGAAATTCGGGCGCTTCGGTGAAGGTGAGGACTTCAACGCCTTCCCCTGCGATTTCCAGAACAACGCCTTCTGCGGTGCCCAGGTGGCGAACTGGGCGGGCTCCGTTTGGTACAACTGGCCTGTAAGCCAATGGGCAGCGCGGGTGAAGTACAAGATCACACCAGAGGTATATGCGCAGGTGGGGGCCTTTGAGGTCAACTCCTCTTACCTTGAGACCGGCAATGGCTTCAAGCTCAGCGGCAGTGGTGCTGAGGGGGCCTTGTTCCCTGTAGAGCTGGTCTGGACACCGAAGGTAAATGGCTTGCCAGGCGAATATCGAGCTGGGTATTACTACAGCAATGCGAAGGCTGACGATGTCTTCGACGGCGCCGACGGCCAGCCACAGCCGGTCTCAGGTGGCGCATTCCAGAGTCACGGCAGCAAGCACGGGGCTTGGATAGTCATCCAGCAACAGCTGACGTCTCGCGGTGGTTCCACTGATCGAGGTCTGTCTGTCTTCTTCAATGCCACGATGCACGATAAGGAAACCAACCTGGTCGACAATTTCGTTCAGGCAGGTGTGTCGTATAAAGGCCCGTTCGACTCACGACCGAAGGATGACTTCGGCTTTGGGGTCGCACGCATCCACGTCAATCCAGCAGTCGCCAAGCAGGCGAGCCTCACCAACCAGCTCGCTGACATCAGTGACTACGACAACCCGGCGTTCATGCCTATCCGTGATACCGAATACGATGCGGAGATCTACTACGGGTTTGCAATAACGCCCTGGCTCACCCTGAGGCCGAACCTTCAGTACATTCGTCACCCGGGTGGCGTGGATGAGGTCGACAGTGCGGTGGTTGCGGGCCTGAAGATGGCTGTTAAGTTCTAA
- a CDS encoding Dabb family protein: protein MQPVKHIVMWNLRGDSEQERTENIHKVKQEFEAIRHEIPGLKLLEIGVDFSKIDYACHVVLYSEFVSAQALQDYATHPAHIRVKEALGNLRTHRYQVDYVG from the coding sequence ATGCAACCTGTCAAACACATTGTCATGTGGAATTTACGCGGTGACAGCGAACAAGAACGCACCGAAAACATTCATAAAGTGAAGCAAGAGTTTGAAGCAATCCGGCACGAGATTCCTGGCCTCAAGCTTCTCGAAATCGGTGTCGACTTCAGCAAGATCGACTACGCATGCCATGTCGTCCTGTACTCAGAATTTGTGTCGGCTCAGGCGCTCCAGGACTACGCGACCCACCCCGCGCACATTCGCGTGAAAGAAGCACTGGGGAACCTGCGTACACATCGCTACCAGGTTGATTACGTAGGCTAA
- a CDS encoding intradiol ring-cleavage dioxygenase — translation MRNLDEHTITQAVLTRNANADDARLREIMTSLVQHLHAFARETKLTEPEWEKGIEFLTAVGQICSPTRQEFILLSDTLGLSTLVTAQNHKKPDGCTEATVFGPFHVQNAPQYDLGADISDGLPGVPWYVRGSIKDIDGNPVPHAVIEVWQADDAGFYDVQKPELGQETYQGRAVLQADSEGLYHFKTIVPECYPIPHDGPVGKMLQALDRHPWRPAHLHFMIISPNHERLVTHVFREHGEYLDSDAVFGVRSSLIADWVEHQPGVDPYGEKVDTPYFTLDFDFVLNPVTR, via the coding sequence ATGAGAAATCTGGACGAACACACGATTACCCAAGCTGTTTTGACACGAAACGCCAACGCTGATGACGCGCGTCTGCGCGAGATCATGACCAGCCTGGTTCAGCACCTTCACGCTTTCGCTCGTGAGACCAAACTCACCGAGCCAGAGTGGGAGAAAGGCATCGAATTCCTGACTGCAGTGGGCCAGATCTGTTCTCCGACACGCCAGGAATTCATCCTTCTCTCGGATACGCTGGGCCTGTCCACCCTCGTGACGGCACAGAACCACAAGAAGCCAGACGGCTGCACTGAAGCCACCGTGTTCGGCCCATTCCACGTGCAGAATGCCCCGCAGTACGACCTCGGCGCCGACATCAGCGATGGTTTGCCGGGCGTGCCGTGGTATGTACGCGGCTCTATTAAAGACATTGATGGCAACCCAGTGCCTCACGCTGTCATCGAGGTATGGCAGGCTGACGACGCCGGCTTCTACGACGTCCAGAAACCCGAACTCGGCCAAGAGACTTATCAGGGCCGCGCGGTGCTGCAGGCAGACAGCGAAGGCCTCTACCACTTCAAGACCATCGTCCCTGAGTGCTATCCGATTCCCCACGATGGCCCGGTAGGCAAAATGCTGCAGGCGCTAGACCGCCACCCGTGGAGACCTGCGCACCTGCACTTCATGATCATCTCGCCGAACCATGAGCGCCTGGTAACCCACGTCTTCCGTGAGCATGGTGAGTACCTGGATTCCGACGCCGTATTCGGTGTCCGCTCCTCGCTCATCGCCGACTGGGTAGAGCATCAGCCAGGGGTTGATCCATACGGTGAGAAAGTCGACACCCCGTACTTCACGCTCGACTTTGACTTTGTTCTGAATCCTGTCACCCGATAA
- a CDS encoding LysR family transcriptional regulator, producing MDRYTEIELFVQTAELGTLSKAAEKLDISNAAASRHLAALESRLRVRLVDRNTRRLALTNAGHDFYGRCKALLAEWAEAEASVNAALVEPTGTLTITATISFSMLHLAPLVPAFKRLYPGIKVKIIGANRYYDIMDTEIDLAIRTREFEADSNITIRRLAQTRRVLAASPSYLAQRGSPQTVADLEHHDLLIYSHANHPNSMEFTRGEERASVKIQPSMESNDGQIVRAAALAGAGILVQPKYIIYDDLVAGRLLPVLDDWDLPRLTINLAFQDRRYMPAKTRLFIDFLLEHFKKEGYERYWTR from the coding sequence GTGGATCGCTACACCGAGATTGAGCTCTTCGTCCAGACAGCGGAGCTGGGAACGCTGAGTAAGGCTGCTGAGAAGTTGGACATTTCCAATGCTGCAGCGAGCCGTCACCTGGCTGCGCTCGAGAGTCGGCTTCGTGTCCGTCTCGTCGACCGGAATACCCGGCGCTTGGCGTTGACCAACGCGGGTCATGATTTTTACGGGCGGTGTAAGGCGCTGCTCGCCGAATGGGCGGAGGCTGAAGCGTCGGTGAATGCGGCGTTGGTTGAGCCCACCGGTACCCTCACCATCACTGCGACGATTTCCTTCTCCATGCTGCACCTGGCGCCTCTGGTGCCGGCATTCAAGCGTCTGTACCCGGGTATCAAGGTGAAGATCATCGGTGCCAACCGTTACTACGACATCATGGATACCGAGATTGATCTCGCGATCCGTACCAGGGAGTTTGAAGCGGACTCCAACATCACGATTCGGCGCTTGGCGCAGACGCGAAGAGTACTTGCAGCATCACCGTCCTACCTGGCCCAGCGTGGCTCTCCACAAACAGTGGCCGACCTCGAGCATCACGACCTGCTTATTTATAGCCACGCCAACCATCCCAACTCGATGGAGTTCACCAGGGGAGAAGAGAGAGCTTCGGTCAAGATTCAGCCTTCGATGGAATCGAATGACGGTCAGATAGTCAGGGCGGCTGCGCTAGCTGGTGCGGGAATTTTGGTGCAGCCCAAATACATTATCTACGACGATTTGGTTGCTGGCAGGTTGCTACCTGTTCTCGATGATTGGGACCTGCCGCGACTGACGATCAACCTTGCTTTCCAAGATCGTCGATACATGCCTGCCAAAACCCGGTTGTTCATCGACTTCTTGCTGGAGCATTTCAAGAAGGAAGGCTACGAGCGCTATTG